In Nostoc edaphicum CCNP1411, the sequence CCATTTGCCAGTACGTCTAATACTATATTAATTTTGCCACTTGTAAAAATTAGGGCTAGTAAACTAGTTACTATCCAAACAATAAGCGGTAAATTTGGCATCTGTGCCAAAACAATTTTGCCATCGCTGTCACGGAAGGTTTTATCAACTAATGTATTTTCCATTATTTGAAATCGCCACTTAGCTAAAGGTTATTAATCTACAAAAATTACCGGATGGTTTATTGGTCAGAGGATGTTTTCAAAGTCATCTCGTCAGTAGTAAAACTTATATATATCCCTAAATTCCCCTTAAATTTGATTCTTTTCCCCCTTTTGAAGGATTTATCAGAGGGATCAATAAGTGCCTGAAATCACAGCTAACCACTTTTTAAATATCCTCTAATAGACTTAGATTCTTTAATAATATTAAAACATTGAGGCAAATCTATTTCCAAGCATCTAATTGCTGAGATTCGAGCGGTAAAGCATATTCATATATGACTATATCGAAAGGAATACTCACACGAAACCTGCCAATATATTTGTCATTGTATTAATGCAAGTTGGAGCGATTTTTATCAAATAGGTAGGGCATATACCCTACCTACTCTTGTAGTTTAATCTGCACCCTCAATTGGTGCAAAACCTTGGCGCTGAATATTTTCTGTCACCGCACGTGGTTCCAAAAATTGCAGGAGGTAATCAGGGCCACCTGCTTTAGAACCTACTCCAGAAAGTTTGAATCCACCAAAGGGTTGCCGTCCAACGATCGCTCCGGTAATATTGCGGTTGATGTACAAATTACCGACTTCAAATTCTGTCTGCGCCTGCTCAATGTGGGAAGGCGTTCTAGAATAAAGTCCGCCAGTCAAGGCGTAGTTTGTACCGTTGGCGACTGCTAACGCTTCCTGGAAATCTTTCACCCGAATTACCGCCAGCACCGGGCCAAAAATTTCTTCCTGGGAAATTACCGCATTTGGCGATACTTCACTAAAGATAACTGGCCCGATAAAATATCCTTGTTCGGGTGCTGACAATTCCAAGGCTAGTTGTGCTTCTGCCTTACCCTTCTCAATATACTCGCGGATGCGATCGCGGGCATTAGCATCAATCACTGGGCCAACTTGGGTACTTGGTAACTCTGCTTCCCCAATATTCAAGGATTTTGTCGCTTCCACCAATCGCTGCACAAAGGCATCATAAATCGGTTGCAGCACAATCACCCTGGAGGCGGCAGAACATTTTTGGCCGCTGTAACCAAATGCTGACTGTACTACTCCCACAACAGCTTGGTCTAAATCAGCACTTTCATCGACAATAATCGCATTCTTGCCACCCATTTCAGCAATCACCCGTTTCATGTGCTTCTGTCCGGGTTTCAAAGTTGCCGCTTCTGCGTAAATTCGACAGCCGACTTCCTGAGAACCTGTAAAAGCAATTACATGAGTATCTGGATGATTTACCAAATAAGCGCCGACTTGAGAACCCTTGCCAGGTACGTATTGAAATACACCTTTGGGAAAGCCAGCCTCAATTAAGATTTCTGTGAGTTTTGCCGTAATTACAGAAGATGTTTCCGCAGGTTTGAGGAGAGTGCAATTACCTGAAACCAAAGCTGCGACAGTCATTCCACAAGCGATCGCAAGCGGGAAATTCCAGGGAGAAATTACTACAGCAATACCGCGTGGCTGGTAAATATAACGATTAGTTTCGCCAGGAATGTCATAATTCACACCTTCATCTAGCCGTTCAATCTCATCAGCGTAGTACCGACAGAAATCTATCGCTTCCGAAACCTCTCCATCGGCTTCTTTAACAGGTTTCCCAACTTCCAAAACTATCCAAGCTGAAAGTTCAGCGCGGCGGAGTTCCATCAAATCACCAGCTTTCCGCAAAATATCAGCGCGTTGTTTAGCTGGTGTTTTCTTCCACCCAGAAAACGCCGTTTTTGCAGCTTGCATCGCCTGTTCTGCCTGTTCAACGCTAATCAACCCAACTTTACCAATTACTTCACTGAAATTAGAAGGATTGAGAGAATCAACATATTCCGGTGTTTTGACATATTCCCCATTAATTAGCGGCAAATAAGTTTTACCCAACTGTTGACGAACACTTTGGAAAGCTTGCGCCGTCTTTGTTCTCACCTCTTCCTCTGCGTAATCGGTATCAGCAGCACCGAGGAAATGAGAGTTAGGAGTTAAAGAGTTTTTTTCTTCTTTGACAATCGGCGCTGCTAATAATTCCTCAATTGGTCGATTTTCCAGATTTTGCCGTAAAAAAGAACTATTAGCGGTATTTTCCAACAATCGGCGAATTAAATACGCCATTCCAGGCAATAATTCACCGTAGGGACAGTAAACTCTCACCCGATAACCTTTATCAACCAACGCCTTGGCAACTTTATCACCCATCCCGTAGAGGACTTGTAATTCAAAGCGACGGCGAGGAACATTTAAGCTTTCAGCGATGGCAATGGCGCGAGAGTGCGATCGCACATTATGGCTACCAATGGCAGAATACACATATTGATGATTTTCTAACAACAGCTGAGTGATAATTTCAAAGTTAGCATCAGTTGCCGCTTTATCGTTGTAAACTGGCTGTGGCCAATGCTTCTGCGCTGCTTTGATAGTTTCCTGATCCCAATATGCGCCTTTCACTAAACGGATTGTCAAGGGATAACCACGTTCTTTC encodes:
- the pruA gene encoding L-glutamate gamma-semialdehyde dehydrogenase — its product is MVLQVQTSTYEAKTQEIAKQLLAATQENRSFFSSLRDQMRWDDKLLAWAMSNPGLRVQLFRFIDTLPALHSKSEIASHLQEYLGDESVELPAALKGMLNFANPDSMPGQVAATTVGTAVETLAHKYISGENIKQVIKTVERLRKEKMAFTIDLLGEAVITEAEAQSYLERYLELMQQLVEASKNWSAIPAIDEADGEAIPKVQVSVKLTAFYSQFDPLDAKGSEERVSDRIRILLRRAKELGAAVHFDMEQYAYKDITLSILKKLLLEEEFRQRTDIGITIQAYLRDSEQDTKDLISWLKERGYPLTIRLVKGAYWDQETIKAAQKHWPQPVYNDKAATDANFEIITQLLLENHQYVYSAIGSHNVRSHSRAIAIAESLNVPRRRFELQVLYGMGDKVAKALVDKGYRVRVYCPYGELLPGMAYLIRRLLENTANSSFLRQNLENRPIEELLAAPIVKEEKNSLTPNSHFLGAADTDYAEEEVRTKTAQAFQSVRQQLGKTYLPLINGEYVKTPEYVDSLNPSNFSEVIGKVGLISVEQAEQAMQAAKTAFSGWKKTPAKQRADILRKAGDLMELRRAELSAWIVLEVGKPVKEADGEVSEAIDFCRYYADEIERLDEGVNYDIPGETNRYIYQPRGIAVVISPWNFPLAIACGMTVAALVSGNCTLLKPAETSSVITAKLTEILIEAGFPKGVFQYVPGKGSQVGAYLVNHPDTHVIAFTGSQEVGCRIYAEAATLKPGQKHMKRVIAEMGGKNAIIVDESADLDQAVVGVVQSAFGYSGQKCSAASRVIVLQPIYDAFVQRLVEATKSLNIGEAELPSTQVGPVIDANARDRIREYIEKGKAEAQLALELSAPEQGYFIGPVIFSEVSPNAVISQEEIFGPVLAVIRVKDFQEALAVANGTNYALTGGLYSRTPSHIEQAQTEFEVGNLYINRNITGAIVGRQPFGGFKLSGVGSKAGGPDYLLQFLEPRAVTENIQRQGFAPIEGAD